A single genomic interval of Streptococcus suis harbors:
- a CDS encoding ABC transporter ATP-binding protein, with translation MNKKRTISFFRQLIKSIGITQVCIYVGIIVVLFLLIGIQPFLISELFSFTKSTIDYTYLFLLLLSFLSVSFVAFPKNYMLQKVRKVSKSIVFKDISDKSYSKFVDMNLGEVQNLASEISYSARSLQYESISFILNVILIISLYAFSLITYDIFIGGVYILFCSLYLWLSIVFSKDNVRLIQDALDSTSETNSFFVDYFQNVEVIISTFRQFFETKKYDTILSKEQKTYFNLQKRIDSHQLLLQLILSVMTVVMIVLVLNKSSDGSMAYILVLVYSSIHMNGFGKQFLSVLESLDRLDLALDKIDFGRLNKVSISHENTDTDSLISLKNVQFSHGDKKIFDNLTFSIRRGKFILIRGKNGTGKSTLLKLVKGMITPDSGSVTHYLSSEQIGYLSQKMTLFDRTLKENMIYPLDKVDDALLMNLIAELKMTTLIQDVHGWSERKPGDFGDKLSGGEKQKILIARGIINQYEVLLLDEIDSALDLEMQTQLMTILKKYYQNKTVVMVSHRKIEESFFDDIIDIETIN, from the coding sequence ATGAATAAAAAGCGAACAATAAGTTTTTTTAGACAATTAATTAAAAGTATAGGAATTACTCAAGTTTGTATCTATGTAGGCATCATAGTCGTTTTATTCTTATTGATAGGAATCCAGCCTTTTTTAATATCTGAACTTTTTTCATTTACTAAATCAACTATAGATTATACTTATCTATTCTTACTTTTATTATCATTTTTATCTGTATCATTTGTAGCGTTTCCGAAAAATTATATGTTGCAAAAAGTCAGAAAAGTTTCGAAATCTATTGTTTTTAAGGACATATCAGATAAAAGTTATTCTAAGTTCGTTGATATGAATTTAGGAGAAGTTCAAAATTTAGCATCTGAAATTTCATACTCAGCTAGATCGCTACAGTATGAAAGTATTAGTTTTATTTTAAATGTTATATTGATTATCTCTTTGTACGCATTTTCGCTTATAACCTATGATATTTTTATTGGTGGCGTTTATATATTATTTTGTAGTCTTTATCTATGGCTATCTATTGTATTTTCAAAAGATAATGTTCGCCTGATTCAAGATGCGTTGGATTCAACTAGTGAGACCAATTCCTTTTTTGTTGATTATTTTCAAAATGTAGAGGTAATTATTTCTACATTTAGACAATTTTTTGAAACTAAGAAATACGATACAATTTTAAGCAAAGAGCAAAAAACATATTTTAATCTACAAAAAAGGATAGATAGTCATCAGTTATTGTTACAGTTAATTCTATCAGTTATGACTGTTGTCATGATTGTATTAGTATTAAATAAAAGTAGTGATGGTAGTATGGCTTATATCCTAGTCTTAGTTTACTCATCTATTCATATGAACGGATTTGGCAAACAATTTTTATCTGTTTTAGAATCCCTAGATCGATTAGATTTAGCTTTAGATAAAATTGATTTTGGTAGATTAAATAAGGTATCTATATCACATGAGAATACAGATACAGATAGTTTGATTTCTTTAAAAAATGTTCAATTTTCCCATGGTGATAAGAAAATTTTTGATAATTTAACATTCAGCATTCGAAGAGGAAAATTTATTTTAATTAGAGGAAAAAATGGAACGGGAAAGTCAACTTTATTAAAGTTAGTAAAAGGGATGATTACTCCTGATTCTGGAAGCGTTACGCATTATTTATCTTCAGAACAAATAGGGTATTTATCACAAAAGATGACTTTATTTGATCGTACTTTGAAAGAGAACATGATATACCCTTTGGATAAGGTTGATGATGCCTTGTTAATGAACCTAATCGCAGAATTAAAAATGACAACTCTTATTCAAGATGTACATGGATGGTCTGAAAGAAAACCAGGTGATTTTGGGGATAAGTTGTCAGGTGGGGAAAAGCAAAAGATATTGATTGCCAGAGGTATAATCAATCAATATGAAGTTTTATTATTGGATGAAATAGATTCTGCTTTAGATTTAGAAATGCAGACTCAATTAATGACTATTTTAAAAAAATATTACCAAAATAAAACCGTCGTTATGGTAAGTCATAGGAAAATAGAAGAGTCGTTCTTTGATGATATAATTGATATTGAAACGATTAATTGA
- a CDS encoding PQQ-binding-like beta-propeller repeat protein — MFRKKLIEDIENTNLLFSNLKWALPIDGLVRTPFFDPENPQDGYVVFYSEVKQEYGIIKFNIFTGEVLWTQSVVNGGYGTPLVYKNLVIVLKEFDSIAAFSKEDGKFIWEYRGCGRVRSSLNIIDDKIVFSSSNIIYFITEDGKLDFKIEKENSFFFGTISLFNGYLLTMYTKNDALTQTSHIVIGGLNLDGGALFEVDLGESYIISADTSGFFLSDDSIFVSCGEIVFNINANSGSILWEQRISGIAGRHLPVVDSNNVYTTTLSGNIYCINKKSGEIDWIIETKEGSIVAPPSIFRKTLLVLADCSMYFIDKVTGRIYDRKVIGHSPYSAITIQSNCIIVGGGEPPAHGLLQGYQVSADYPDELLINHFEIGDIVENNELQVLIKIDSDDIENIKMFPAVISQKEILIGDRIGESKIFSFLVPLKNNNVKGMYCVPLKVTFKSGLEKIEPIIIGLSSNNLLPSSFKLNHLYRNIQQSDYYNSGAAIAEFLFSIYGKDMKQDEFRKIIDYIKERSKWKDADFQTWRLVLKRALSSPATTLEEFIINEEGIE; from the coding sequence ATGTTTAGAAAAAAATTAATAGAAGATATTGAAAATACTAATTTGCTATTTTCTAATTTAAAATGGGCTTTACCTATTGATGGATTAGTTAGAACTCCGTTTTTTGATCCTGAAAATCCACAAGATGGATATGTAGTATTTTATTCAGAAGTTAAGCAAGAATATGGTATTATAAAGTTCAATATTTTTACTGGTGAAGTTTTATGGACACAGAGTGTAGTCAACGGAGGATATGGGACACCCTTAGTATATAAAAATTTAGTTATTGTATTGAAGGAATTTGATTCTATTGCAGCATTTTCGAAAGAAGACGGAAAATTTATTTGGGAATATAGAGGGTGTGGGCGAGTACGAAGTTCACTTAATATTATTGATGATAAAATAGTATTTTCTTCAAGCAATATAATTTATTTTATAACCGAAGATGGAAAATTAGATTTTAAAATAGAAAAAGAAAATTCTTTCTTTTTTGGAACAATATCTTTATTTAATGGATATTTATTGACAATGTACACTAAGAATGACGCATTAACGCAAACATCTCATATTGTCATAGGTGGTCTCAATCTTGATGGAGGAGCTCTTTTTGAAGTTGATTTGGGCGAGAGCTATATTATTAGTGCAGACACATCTGGTTTTTTCTTATCGGATGATAGTATATTTGTTTCCTGTGGAGAAATCGTATTCAATATCAATGCTAATTCAGGAAGTATACTTTGGGAACAACGAATATCAGGTATAGCAGGGAGACATTTACCCGTAGTAGATAGTAACAACGTTTATACTACAACTCTGTCAGGGAATATATATTGTATAAATAAAAAATCTGGGGAAATAGATTGGATAATAGAAACAAAAGAAGGTTCAATTGTGGCTCCTCCTAGTATTTTTAGAAAAACTCTTTTGGTTTTAGCTGATTGTTCAATGTACTTTATTGATAAGGTAACAGGTAGAATATATGATCGAAAGGTGATAGGACACTCTCCTTATAGTGCGATTACAATACAAAGTAATTGCATAATTGTGGGCGGTGGCGAACCACCAGCACATGGTTTATTACAAGGATATCAAGTATCTGCAGATTACCCTGATGAATTGCTCATAAATCATTTTGAAATAGGAGATATTGTAGAAAATAATGAGTTACAGGTACTGATAAAGATAGATAGTGATGATATAGAGAATATCAAGATGTTTCCAGCAGTAATATCTCAGAAAGAAATTCTTATAGGTGATAGGATAGGAGAAAGTAAAATATTTTCATTTTTAGTCCCTCTCAAAAATAATAATGTAAAGGGAATGTATTGTGTACCACTTAAGGTTACTTTTAAATCAGGACTAGAGAAAATAGAGCCTATAATTATTGGGTTAAGTTCTAATAATTTATTACCAAGTTCTTTTAAGTTAAATCATTTATATCGGAATATACAGCAATCGGATTATTATAATAGTGGAGCGGCAATTGCTGAATTTTTATTTAGTATTTATGGAAAAGATATGAAACAAGATGAGTTTAGGAAAATCATTGATTATATAAAAGAAAGAAGTAAGTGGAAAGATGCAGATTTTCAAACTTGGAGATTAGTTTTAAAAAGAGCATTGAGTTCGCCAGCAACAACTTTAGAAGAATTTATTATAAATGAAGAGGGGATAGAATGA